A single window of Rhodococcus jostii RHA1 DNA harbors:
- a CDS encoding nucleoside hydrolase: MSAPAHRLIVDVDTGIDDSLALLYLLASPEAEIVGIASTAGNVPVEQVAANNLNWLALCGAPDIEVALGARVPLDCPLRTTEDTHGPQGIGYAVLPPSGRSLSERDATTLWVDLVRAHPGELTGLVTGPLTNLALAIREEPELPRLLRRLVVMGGAFNHPGNTTPTSEWNVSVDPEAAKEVFDAFSGLPAGRRPILCGLDVTETIEMTPDHVRRLAEAAGSTPAEIISPDDGPQVRSTASNPVIRHLSDAIRFYMDFHRTHDQGFLAHMHDPFAAAVALNPAITRTRPATVDVELHGRLTRGTTVADWVGHWNREPNVDIAVRTDPAAFFDDLVDRVGRFAKSVG; the protein is encoded by the coding sequence ATGAGCGCCCCCGCACACCGGCTGATCGTGGACGTCGACACCGGCATCGACGACTCCCTCGCCCTGCTGTACCTGCTGGCCAGTCCGGAGGCCGAGATCGTCGGCATCGCCAGCACCGCGGGCAACGTGCCCGTCGAGCAGGTCGCGGCGAACAACCTGAACTGGCTCGCCCTGTGCGGCGCACCCGACATCGAGGTGGCGCTCGGCGCCCGGGTGCCGCTGGACTGCCCGCTGCGCACCACCGAGGACACGCACGGACCCCAGGGCATCGGGTACGCCGTCCTCCCCCCGTCCGGGCGGTCGCTGTCGGAGCGGGACGCCACCACCCTGTGGGTCGATCTGGTTCGCGCCCACCCCGGCGAGCTGACCGGGCTGGTGACGGGACCGCTGACGAATCTGGCCCTCGCGATCCGCGAGGAACCGGAGCTGCCCCGGTTGCTGCGGCGCCTGGTCGTGATGGGCGGGGCGTTCAACCACCCCGGCAACACCACCCCCACCAGCGAGTGGAACGTGTCGGTGGACCCGGAGGCGGCCAAGGAGGTGTTCGACGCGTTCTCCGGGCTGCCGGCGGGCAGGCGCCCGATCCTGTGCGGACTGGACGTCACCGAGACGATCGAGATGACACCGGACCACGTCCGGCGGCTGGCGGAGGCGGCGGGCAGCACACCGGCCGAGATCATCTCCCCCGACGACGGGCCGCAGGTGCGCTCGACCGCGTCCAACCCGGTGATCCGGCACCTGTCCGACGCCATCCGCTTCTACATGGACTTCCACCGCACCCACGACCAGGGTTTCCTGGCGCACATGCACGATCCGTTCGCGGCGGCGGTGGCGTTGAACCCGGCGATCACGAGGACCCGTCCGGCCACCGTCGACGTCGAACTGCACGGCCGGCTCACCCGGGGCACCACGGTCGCCGACTGGGTGGGGCACTGGAACCGGGAACCCAACGTCGACATCGCGGTGCGCACCGACCCGGCCGCGTTCTTCGACGATCTCGTCGACCGGGTCGGGCGCTTCGCGAAATCAGTCGGCTGA
- the meaB gene encoding methylmalonyl Co-A mutase-associated GTPase MeaB yields MGRPPVDIDALAQAVHNNQRAGLAKAITLVESTRTDHREAAQRLLLELLPESGKAHRVGITGVPGVGKSTFIDALGMHLIGQGHRVAVLAVDPSSTRTGGSILGDKTRMARLTVEKDAYIRPSPTSGTLGGVAKATRETIVLLEAAGFDVILVETVGVGQSEVTVANMVDCFCFLTLARTGDQLQGIKKGVLELADLVAVNKADGKHEREAKGAARELAGALRLIYPHDAVWTPPVITMSGLEGVGLEDFWDTVCRHREVLTAAGQFEENRRRQQVDWTWTMVHDQLLRRLASNTRVKAIRGEVEQRVRDGSLTAALAAAEILDAFDGTDASAD; encoded by the coding sequence ATGGGGCGCCCTCCAGTCGACATCGATGCCCTCGCCCAGGCCGTGCACAACAATCAGCGCGCCGGCCTGGCGAAGGCCATCACCCTGGTCGAGTCCACCCGGACCGACCACCGTGAGGCGGCGCAGCGGCTGCTGCTCGAGCTGCTGCCGGAATCTGGGAAGGCGCACCGGGTGGGTATCACCGGTGTGCCCGGCGTCGGGAAGTCCACGTTCATCGACGCGCTCGGGATGCACCTGATCGGGCAGGGGCACCGGGTCGCGGTCCTGGCCGTCGACCCGTCGTCGACGCGCACCGGCGGGTCGATCCTCGGCGACAAGACGCGGATGGCGCGGCTGACCGTCGAGAAGGACGCCTACATCCGGCCGTCACCGACGTCGGGCACGCTCGGCGGGGTCGCAAAGGCGACCCGCGAGACGATCGTGCTGCTCGAGGCCGCCGGATTCGACGTGATCCTCGTCGAGACCGTGGGCGTCGGGCAGTCCGAGGTGACGGTCGCGAACATGGTGGACTGCTTCTGCTTCCTCACCCTGGCCCGCACCGGCGACCAGTTGCAGGGCATCAAGAAGGGCGTCCTCGAACTCGCCGACCTCGTCGCCGTCAACAAGGCGGACGGCAAGCACGAGCGGGAGGCGAAGGGCGCCGCCCGGGAACTCGCGGGTGCACTGCGGCTGATCTACCCGCACGACGCCGTCTGGACGCCGCCGGTGATCACGATGAGCGGCCTCGAGGGCGTCGGTCTCGAGGACTTCTGGGACACCGTCTGCCGGCACCGTGAGGTGCTCACCGCGGCCGGGCAGTTCGAGGAGAACCGGCGCCGCCAGCAGGTGGACTGGACGTGGACGATGGTCCACGATCAGCTGCTGCGCCGGCTCGCGTCCAACACCCGGGTCAAGGCGATCCGCGGCGAGGTCGAGCAGCGGGTGCGGGACGGTTCGCTGACGGCGGCGCTGGCCGCCGCCGAGATCCTCGACGCGTTCGACGGCACCGACGCGTCAGCCGACTGA
- the scpA gene encoding methylmalonyl-CoA mutase — MTTREVKHAIGSFADVPLEDPQFPQPSAPTPEQTEELIAAAAAANHYSPEQVVWSTPEGIDVKPVFTKADRDAAEAEGYPVGSFPGAAPFVRGPYPTMYVNQPWTIRQYAGFSTAAESNAFYRRNLAAGQKGLSVAFDLATHRGYDSDHPRVQGDVGMAGVAIDSILDMRQLFDHIPLDRVSVSMTMNGAVLPILALYVVAAEEQGVAPEQLAGTIQNDILKEFMVRNTYIYPPKPSMRIISDIFAYTSAKMPKFNSISISGYHIQEAGATADLELAYTLADGVEYIRAGLDAGMEIDKFAPRLSFFWAIGMNFFMEVAKLRAGRLLWSELVAKFEPKSAKSLSLRTHSQTSGWSLTAQDVYNNVARTCVEAMAATQGHTQSLHTNALDEALALPTDFSARIARNTQLLLQQESGTVRPIDPWGGSHYVEWLTHQLANRARAHIAEVEEAGGMAQAISEGIPKLRIEEAAARTQARIDSGRQPLVGVNKYVPDEADEIEVLKVENSRVRKEQLEKLDRLRADRDSDAVEAALAELSRAAATTEAGASEATGHVSMENNLLALAIDAARAKATVGEISEALEKVYGRHQAEIRTISGVYRDEAGKVENISKATELVEKFAEEEGRRPRVLIAKMGQDGHDRGQKVIATAFADIGFDVDVGPLFQTPEEVANQAADNDVHVVGVSSLAAGHLTLVPALREALAAVGRPDIMIVVGGVIPPGDFAELYEAGAAAIFPPGTVIADAASGLLEKLAAQLGHDLTGTPE, encoded by the coding sequence GTGACTACTCGCGAGGTCAAGCACGCGATCGGCAGCTTCGCCGACGTGCCACTGGAGGATCCGCAGTTTCCGCAGCCGTCCGCCCCGACGCCGGAGCAGACGGAGGAGCTGATCGCGGCCGCCGCGGCCGCGAACCACTACAGCCCGGAACAGGTGGTGTGGTCCACCCCCGAGGGCATCGACGTCAAACCGGTGTTCACCAAGGCCGACCGCGACGCCGCCGAGGCCGAGGGCTACCCGGTGGGCAGTTTCCCGGGCGCCGCACCGTTCGTGCGCGGCCCGTACCCCACCATGTACGTGAACCAGCCGTGGACGATCCGGCAGTACGCGGGCTTCTCCACCGCCGCCGAATCCAACGCCTTCTACCGCCGCAACCTCGCGGCCGGACAGAAGGGTCTGTCGGTGGCGTTCGACCTGGCGACGCACCGCGGCTACGACTCCGACCATCCGCGGGTGCAGGGCGACGTGGGCATGGCCGGGGTGGCGATCGACTCGATCCTGGACATGCGTCAGCTGTTCGACCACATCCCGCTCGACCGCGTCAGTGTGTCGATGACCATGAACGGTGCGGTGCTGCCGATCCTCGCGCTGTACGTCGTGGCCGCCGAGGAGCAGGGTGTCGCCCCGGAGCAGCTGGCCGGAACCATTCAGAACGACATTCTGAAGGAGTTCATGGTCCGCAACACCTACATCTATCCGCCGAAGCCGTCGATGCGGATCATCTCCGACATCTTCGCGTACACCAGCGCGAAGATGCCGAAGTTCAACTCGATCTCCATCTCCGGGTACCACATCCAGGAGGCCGGGGCCACCGCCGACCTGGAGCTGGCGTACACCCTCGCGGACGGTGTGGAGTACATCCGCGCCGGCCTCGACGCCGGCATGGAGATCGACAAGTTCGCGCCCCGGTTGTCGTTCTTCTGGGCGATCGGCATGAACTTTTTCATGGAGGTCGCGAAGCTGCGGGCGGGTCGCCTGCTGTGGAGTGAACTGGTCGCGAAGTTCGAGCCGAAGTCCGCGAAATCGTTGTCGCTGCGCACCCACTCGCAGACGTCGGGTTGGTCGTTGACCGCGCAGGACGTATACAACAACGTGGCCCGCACGTGCGTCGAGGCGATGGCGGCGACGCAGGGGCATACCCAGTCGCTGCATACCAACGCGCTCGACGAGGCGCTGGCCCTGCCGACGGACTTCTCCGCCCGCATCGCCCGCAACACCCAGCTGCTGCTGCAGCAGGAGTCGGGGACCGTCCGTCCCATCGACCCCTGGGGCGGATCGCATTACGTCGAGTGGCTCACCCACCAGCTGGCCAACCGGGCGCGCGCGCACATCGCCGAGGTCGAAGAGGCCGGCGGCATGGCGCAGGCGATCAGCGAGGGCATCCCGAAGCTGCGCATCGAGGAGGCCGCGGCCCGCACGCAGGCCCGCATCGACTCCGGCAGGCAGCCGCTGGTCGGCGTCAACAAATACGTGCCGGACGAGGCCGACGAGATCGAGGTCCTCAAGGTCGAGAACTCGCGGGTCCGCAAGGAGCAGCTCGAGAAGCTGGACCGGCTGCGCGCCGACCGCGATTCGGACGCCGTCGAGGCGGCGCTCGCCGAGCTGAGCCGCGCCGCGGCCACCACCGAGGCCGGGGCGAGCGAAGCGACGGGTCATGTCTCGATGGAGAACAACCTGCTGGCCCTGGCGATCGACGCGGCCCGCGCGAAGGCCACCGTCGGGGAGATCTCCGAGGCGCTCGAGAAGGTGTACGGGCGCCACCAGGCCGAGATCCGGACCATCAGCGGGGTGTACCGGGACGAGGCCGGAAAGGTCGAGAATATCAGCAAGGCAACGGAACTCGTCGAGAAGTTCGCGGAGGAGGAGGGCCGGCGTCCCCGTGTCCTCATCGCCAAGATGGGGCAGGACGGCCACGACCGCGGCCAGAAGGTGATCGCCACGGCCTTCGCGGACATCGGATTCGACGTGGACGTGGGACCGCTGTTCCAGACCCCGGAAGAGGTCGCCAACCAGGCGGCCGACAACGACGTCCACGTGGTCGGTGTGTCGTCGTTGGCCGCAGGTCACCTCACGCTGGTGCCTGCGCTCCGGGAAGCCCTCGCGGCGGTGGGACGTCCCGACATCATGATCGTCGTCGGCGGCGTCATCCCGCCCGGCGACTTCGCCGAACTGTACGAGGCGGGTGCCGCCGCGATCTTCCCGCCCGGGACGGTCATCGCGGACGCCGCCAGCGGTCTGCTCGAGAAGCTGGCCGCGCAGCTCGGCCACGACCTGACGGGCACCCCGGAATAG